A region from the Pseudomonas promysalinigenes genome encodes:
- the mreD gene encoding rod shape-determining protein MreD, which yields MAKSRRNHAWVIWLTFAIGLLLSVSPMPQFLEVFRPMWLAMLVSFWTLNVPNRVGMTTAFVLGLAEDVLYGTLLGQNALILTLITFLVLSLQQRLRMFPLWQQSLVVLVIFGIAQLVQLWLSALTGNRLPTLALVWSAVISALLWPWISFALRDLRRRLHIH from the coding sequence ATGGCCAAGTCGCGCCGAAATCACGCTTGGGTCATTTGGCTTACATTCGCCATCGGGCTGTTGCTCAGCGTGTCGCCGATGCCTCAGTTTCTCGAAGTGTTCCGCCCCATGTGGCTGGCGATGCTTGTGTCCTTCTGGACCTTGAACGTGCCCAATAGAGTGGGCATGACCACTGCCTTCGTGCTGGGGCTGGCCGAGGATGTCCTGTACGGAACCTTGCTCGGCCAGAACGCGCTGATCCTCACCCTCATCACCTTCCTGGTGCTTTCCTTGCAGCAGCGCTTGCGCATGTTCCCGCTTTGGCAGCAGAGCCTGGTGGTGCTGGTGATCTTCGGTATTGCTCAGTTGGTCCAGCTTTGGCTCAGCGCGCTGACCGGCAACCGCCTGCCAACCCTGGCGCTGGTCTGGTCAGCGGTGATCAGTGCCTTGCTCTGGCCGTGGATCAGCTTCGCCCTGCGCGACCTGCGCAGACGCCTGCACATTCACTGA
- the mreC gene encoding rod shape-determining protein MreC has translation MLVVLSVALMVVDARFDVLKPVRSQMGLVLMESYWITDLPQRMWQGVAGQFGSRTELIAENEKLKTEALLLQGRLQKLAALTEQNVRLRELLNSSALVNEKVEVAELIGVDPNPFTHRILINKGERDGVFLGQPVLDARGLMGQVVELMPYTSRVLLLTDTTHSIPVQVNRNGLRAIASGTGNPERLELRHVADTADIKEGDLLVSSGMGQRFPAGYPVATVNEVIHDSGQPFAIVRAIPTAALNRSRYMLLVFSDRRTPEQRATDAAIAQEEADRKGAAQPATAAEPASTAAPAATGQAPATPAAAPTSPAAAPAAPAQPRRQ, from the coding sequence GTGCTGGTGGTGCTGTCGGTCGCGTTGATGGTTGTCGACGCGCGTTTCGACGTGCTCAAGCCTGTGCGCAGCCAGATGGGCCTGGTGCTGATGGAATCGTACTGGATCACTGACCTGCCGCAGCGCATGTGGCAAGGCGTGGCCGGCCAGTTCGGCAGCCGTACGGAGCTGATCGCCGAAAACGAAAAACTCAAGACCGAAGCCCTGTTGTTGCAGGGGCGCCTGCAAAAACTGGCGGCCCTGACCGAGCAGAACGTGCGCCTGCGTGAGCTGCTCAACTCTTCGGCGCTGGTTAACGAGAAAGTCGAGGTGGCCGAGTTGATCGGCGTCGATCCCAACCCGTTCACCCACCGCATCCTGATCAACAAGGGTGAGCGCGATGGCGTGTTCCTTGGCCAGCCGGTGCTCGATGCCCGCGGCCTGATGGGCCAGGTCGTCGAGCTGATGCCTTACACGTCACGGGTGTTGCTGTTGACCGATACGACCCACAGCATTCCGGTGCAGGTCAACCGCAATGGGCTGCGCGCCATCGCTAGCGGCACGGGCAACCCGGAGCGTCTGGAACTGCGCCATGTTGCCGATACCGCTGACATCAAGGAAGGCGACCTGCTGGTCAGCTCCGGCATGGGCCAACGTTTCCCGGCCGGTTACCCGGTGGCCACGGTCAATGAGGTGATTCACGACTCCGGCCAGCCGTTTGCAATCGTACGCGCCATTCCGACTGCCGCCCTTAACCGCAGCCGCTACATGCTGCTGGTGTTCAGCGACCGTCGCACGCCGGAGCAGCGCGCCACTGACGCCGCCATTGCCCAAGAGGAAGCCGATCGCAAAGGCGCAGCGCAGCCGGCCACTGCTGCCGAGCCTGCGTCCACGGCTGCACCTGCCGCTACAGGGCAGGCACCTGCCACTCCTGCAGCCGCGCCGACCAGTCCCGCTGCGGCTCCAGCGGCACCTGCGCAACCTCGGAGGCAATAA
- the rng gene encoding ribonuclease G, with protein sequence MSEEILINITPMESRVAVVENGVLQEVHVERTQRRGIVGNIYKGKVVRVLPGMQAAFVDIGLERAAFIHASEISQREGSAVENITALVHEGQALVVQVTKDPIGTKGARLTTQLSIPSRYLVYMPRSSHVGISLKIEDEAERERLKQVVSDCMVSENIKDAGGFILRTAAEGARSEEILQDIRYLRRLWEQIGSQIKTCGAPTVIYEDLGLALRTLRDLVNPKIEKIRIDSRETFQKTTQFVIELMPEIADRLEHYPGERPIFDLYGVEDEIQRALERKVPLKSGGYLVVDPAEAMTTIDVNTGAFVGHRNLEETIFKTNLEAATAIARQLRLRNIGGIIIIDFIDMEDEEHQRQVLRTLEKQLERDHAKTNIIGITELGLVQMTRKRTRESLEQVLCEPCIACHGRGKLKTPETICYEIFREILREARAYQAEGYRVLANQKVVDRLLDEESGNVAELETFIGRTIRFQVESMYSQEQYDVVLL encoded by the coding sequence ATGAGTGAAGAGATCCTGATCAACATCACCCCGATGGAATCGCGTGTGGCGGTGGTGGAAAACGGGGTGCTGCAGGAAGTGCACGTCGAGCGCACCCAGCGCCGCGGCATCGTTGGCAATATCTACAAAGGCAAGGTGGTGCGGGTGCTGCCGGGTATGCAGGCAGCCTTCGTCGACATTGGGCTTGAACGCGCAGCGTTCATCCATGCCTCGGAGATTTCTCAGCGCGAAGGCTCGGCGGTGGAGAACATCACGGCACTGGTCCACGAGGGCCAGGCGCTGGTGGTGCAGGTGACCAAAGACCCAATCGGCACCAAGGGCGCACGCCTGACCACGCAGCTGTCGATCCCCTCTCGTTACCTGGTGTACATGCCGCGCAGCAGCCACGTCGGTATTTCCCTGAAGATCGAAGACGAAGCAGAGCGCGAGCGCCTCAAGCAAGTGGTCAGCGATTGCATGGTCAGCGAGAACATCAAGGACGCCGGGGGCTTCATTCTGCGCACCGCTGCCGAAGGGGCGCGCTCTGAAGAAATCCTCCAGGACATCCGCTACCTGCGCCGTCTCTGGGAACAGATCGGCAGCCAGATCAAAACCTGCGGTGCGCCGACTGTCATCTACGAAGACCTGGGCCTTGCTCTGCGCACGCTACGGGATCTGGTCAACCCGAAGATCGAAAAAATCCGTATCGACTCGCGGGAAACCTTCCAGAAAACCACGCAGTTCGTCATCGAGCTGATGCCGGAAATTGCTGATCGTCTGGAGCACTATCCAGGGGAGCGGCCGATTTTCGACCTGTATGGGGTCGAAGACGAAATTCAGCGCGCCCTGGAGCGCAAGGTGCCGCTCAAGTCTGGTGGCTACCTGGTGGTCGACCCCGCCGAAGCGATGACCACCATCGACGTCAACACCGGGGCATTCGTCGGCCATCGCAACCTCGAAGAAACCATCTTCAAGACCAACCTCGAAGCTGCCACGGCCATTGCCCGGCAACTGCGGCTGCGCAACATCGGCGGGATCATCATCATCGACTTCATCGACATGGAAGACGAAGAACATCAGCGCCAGGTGTTGCGCACCCTGGAAAAACAGCTCGAACGCGATCATGCCAAAACCAACATCATCGGCATCACCGAACTGGGCCTGGTGCAGATGACGCGCAAGCGCACCCGCGAAAGCCTCGAGCAGGTATTGTGCGAGCCCTGCATCGCCTGTCACGGCCGTGGGAAACTGAAAACCCCTGAAACCATCTGCTACGAGATCTTCCGCGAAATACTTCGCGAAGCCCGTGCCTATCAGGCTGAAGGCTATCGGGTGCTGGCCAACCAGAAGGTGGTGGATCGCCTACTGGACGAGGAGTCCGGCAACGTTGCCGAACTTGAGACCTTCATCGGTCGAACCATTCGCTTCCAGGTCGAGTCGATGTATTCGCAGGAACAATACGACGTGGTGCTGCTCTGA
- a CDS encoding YhdP family protein → MAMGRLNRVLLALTRWGLGLCALLAVLVALYVSLGRVLVPLVAEYRADVQRKAEQALELPVHVGALEGRWSGLSPVLRVRDLQLGEGASALRLDDVKVVPDLWASLVAREVRLSRIELGGLQLILREDEQGNWAMEGLPKKDDAPLDPAQMLQRLRQLGRIDVFDSQVTLQPWQRDPLTLTYVSLGLQAGTSRQALDLRATLPDGQPLALYLRSRATAEAWRDGDAKAYLSLPQSDWARWLPPRLLGQWRAEALKAGGEFWVDWGQGQLQQAVVRLNAPNLGGAYADRKAVALDDLALSAWFQRRDQGFDVVVDSLAASIGKTRWESHLQVNQRPGDDPAGETWQVQADRLDLTPLTPLVQALAPLPDKLMEVLEALQVKGALRNVRLDVRPKAEGNQRLQFAANLEQVGFDAYHGAPAAGNVSGSISGDLGHGELRLDTDAFMLHLYPIFAKPWHYQKANARLTWALDQHGFTLVAPYLKVLGEEGKIAGDFLIRLLFDPGAESYMDLRVGLTDGDGRYTAKYLPEVLSPALDEWLRSAIVKGDVDQGYFQYQGSLNHGASPEARSISLFFKVHDAVLDFQPGWPQVQQVDGDVLIEDSGVRIKASKGLLLDTAVTDVNVNIPHVDEGQHSHLYLDGGFDGSLGDGLKILKETPIGTGDIFAAWEGEGPLKGKVKLDIPLAHGERPKVLVDFATSDAKLKVAPPSLDLTRLKGDFSFDLDKGLSGKNISLQVFGKPATAQISALGEPGQMQTRIDASGQAPLKALTDWLQFTQALPASGDIPYQLQLNLGSRDNSLNVSSSLKGLAIDLPAPFGKAAAETRDSQFSMTLQGPERRFNAAYTDLARFAYAAPADKLAQGRGELLLGAGQAQLPSGQGLRVRGRLDSLDLEPWQEQAARFAGDDPGGSARQTLQSVDLSIGQLKGFGMSLNQAVVRLARGGPAWDLRLDSREVIGNARVPDAKAAPMTIRLQTLRLPPADPADAQAEEGPDPLASFDPRKVPALDLTIDRLYRGDDLFGSAAVKLRPTANGVSAQDINLNVKGLHVDGSGGWEGPVGGTNSWYKGRLDGKNLADVLKAWGFAPTVTSRDFRLDVDGRWPGSPAWVGLKRFSGSMDAALRSGQFVEVEGGAQALRVFGLLNFDAIGRRLRLDFSDLFEKGLAYDRVKGLLAASNGVYVTREPISVTGPSSNFELEGTLDLVRDRVAANVQVSLPVTNNLPLAALIVGAPAVGGALFLVDRLIGDRVSRFASVHYRVEGPVKEPKITFVKPFNK, encoded by the coding sequence ATGGCCATGGGACGTCTGAACCGCGTTCTGCTTGCCTTGACCCGTTGGGGTCTAGGCCTATGCGCTCTGCTCGCCGTGTTGGTAGCGCTGTATGTCAGCCTCGGCCGTGTACTGGTGCCGCTGGTGGCCGAGTACCGCGCAGACGTTCAGCGCAAGGCTGAACAGGCGCTTGAATTGCCTGTGCATGTGGGGGCTCTGGAAGGGCGTTGGAGTGGCCTGTCGCCGGTGCTACGGGTGCGTGACCTGCAACTGGGGGAAGGCGCTTCAGCCCTGCGGCTCGATGATGTGAAGGTGGTGCCCGATCTTTGGGCCAGCCTGGTTGCCCGTGAAGTGCGCCTGTCGCGCATCGAGCTGGGTGGCTTGCAATTGATCCTGCGCGAAGACGAGCAGGGTAATTGGGCGATGGAAGGGCTGCCGAAAAAGGACGACGCGCCGCTCGACCCCGCCCAGATGCTGCAGCGCCTGCGCCAATTGGGCCGTATCGATGTATTCGACAGCCAGGTCACGCTGCAGCCCTGGCAGCGGGACCCATTGACCCTCACCTATGTCAGCCTCGGTTTGCAGGCCGGCACATCTCGTCAGGCCCTGGACTTGCGCGCTACTTTGCCCGACGGCCAGCCGCTGGCGCTCTACCTGCGCAGCCGGGCCACCGCCGAGGCCTGGCGCGACGGGGATGCCAAGGCTTATTTGAGCTTGCCGCAAAGTGACTGGGCGCGCTGGCTGCCACCGCGGCTGCTGGGCCAGTGGCGGGCCGAAGCGTTGAAGGCCGGAGGCGAGTTCTGGGTCGATTGGGGGCAGGGCCAGCTGCAGCAGGCCGTCGTTCGCTTGAATGCGCCAAACCTGGGCGGTGCCTATGCTGACCGCAAGGCGGTGGCGTTGGATGATCTTGCCTTGTCCGCCTGGTTCCAGCGTCGCGACCAGGGTTTTGATGTGGTGGTCGACTCACTTGCCGCGAGCATTGGCAAGACACGTTGGGAGTCGCATCTGCAAGTAAACCAGCGCCCAGGCGATGACCCAGCGGGTGAAACCTGGCAGGTGCAGGCAGACCGCTTGGACCTTACGCCTCTGACCCCATTGGTGCAGGCACTGGCACCCTTGCCAGACAAGCTCATGGAGGTGCTCGAAGCACTCCAGGTAAAAGGTGCACTGCGCAACGTGCGCCTGGACGTGCGGCCGAAGGCTGAGGGCAACCAGCGCCTGCAGTTCGCCGCCAACCTGGAGCAGGTAGGGTTCGATGCCTATCACGGCGCCCCAGCGGCCGGGAACGTCAGTGGCAGCATCAGCGGTGACCTTGGCCATGGCGAACTACGCCTGGACACCGACGCGTTCATGCTGCATCTGTATCCGATCTTCGCCAAACCCTGGCATTACCAAAAGGCCAATGCACGCCTGACCTGGGCCCTCGACCAGCATGGCTTCACCCTGGTCGCGCCCTACCTCAAGGTATTGGGAGAAGAGGGCAAGATCGCCGGCGACTTTCTGATCCGCCTGCTGTTCGACCCAGGCGCTGAAAGTTACATGGACCTGCGGGTGGGGCTAACCGACGGTGATGGCCGCTACACTGCCAAATACCTGCCCGAGGTGCTGAGCCCTGCGCTCGATGAATGGCTGCGCAGCGCTATCGTCAAAGGCGATGTTGATCAAGGCTATTTCCAGTACCAAGGTTCGCTGAACCATGGCGCCTCACCTGAGGCTCGCAGCATCAGCCTGTTCTTCAAGGTCCACGATGCAGTGCTGGACTTCCAGCCGGGCTGGCCGCAGGTGCAGCAAGTGGACGGCGATGTGCTGATCGAGGACAGCGGTGTGCGTATCAAGGCCAGCAAGGGCCTGCTGCTCGATACTGCGGTCACCGACGTCAATGTGAATATCCCTCACGTCGATGAGGGCCAGCACAGTCACCTGTATCTGGACGGGGGGTTCGACGGCAGCCTCGGCGATGGCTTGAAGATCCTCAAGGAAACACCGATCGGTACAGGCGACATCTTCGCGGCCTGGGAGGGGGAGGGGCCGCTCAAGGGCAAGGTCAAGCTCGACATTCCGTTGGCCCATGGCGAGCGTCCTAAAGTGCTGGTCGACTTCGCCACTAGCGATGCGAAGCTTAAAGTTGCCCCGCCTAGCCTGGACCTTACACGCCTGAAGGGGGATTTCAGCTTTGACCTCGACAAGGGGCTCAGTGGCAAGAACATCAGCTTGCAAGTGTTCGGCAAGCCGGCCACCGCGCAGATCAGCGCCCTGGGCGAGCCCGGGCAGATGCAGACACGCATCGATGCCAGCGGTCAGGCTCCGCTCAAGGCCCTCACCGATTGGCTGCAGTTCACCCAGGCCTTGCCCGCGTCGGGTGATATCCCCTACCAGTTGCAGCTTAACTTGGGCAGCCGTGATAACAGCCTGAATGTCAGTTCTTCACTCAAAGGTCTGGCCATCGACTTGCCGGCTCCGTTCGGCAAGGCGGCGGCTGAAACCCGTGACAGCCAGTTCAGCATGACCCTGCAAGGGCCGGAGCGACGCTTCAATGCGGCGTATACCGACCTTGCCCGCTTCGCCTATGCCGCCCCTGCAGACAAACTGGCCCAAGGGCGCGGCGAACTGCTGCTGGGCGCGGGCCAGGCGCAATTACCGTCAGGTCAGGGGCTGCGCGTCAGAGGGCGGCTGGATAGCCTCGATCTTGAGCCCTGGCAGGAACAGGCCGCACGCTTTGCCGGTGATGACCCAGGCGGTAGTGCCCGGCAGACCCTGCAGAGCGTTGACCTGAGCATTGGCCAGCTCAAGGGCTTCGGCATGAGCCTGAATCAAGCCGTGGTGCGCCTGGCCCGTGGTGGCCCGGCATGGGACCTGCGCCTGGACAGCAGGGAGGTCATCGGTAACGCCCGGGTGCCTGATGCCAAGGCTGCGCCAATGACCATACGGCTACAAACCCTGCGCCTGCCGCCTGCCGACCCTGCCGATGCGCAAGCCGAAGAGGGCCCCGATCCGTTGGCCTCCTTCGACCCGCGCAAAGTGCCGGCACTGGACTTGACCATCGATAGGCTGTACCGAGGCGATGATCTGTTTGGCAGTGCCGCAGTGAAGCTGCGCCCCACGGCAAACGGTGTATCCGCGCAGGACATCAACTTGAACGTCAAAGGTCTGCACGTCGATGGCTCAGGCGGCTGGGAGGGGCCAGTAGGGGGCACCAACAGCTGGTACAAAGGTCGCCTGGATGGCAAGAACCTCGCCGACGTGCTCAAGGCCTGGGGCTTCGCGCCCACCGTGACCAGCCGTGATTTTCGTCTGGACGTGGACGGACGCTGGCCTGGGTCGCCGGCCTGGGTTGGCCTCAAGCGGTTCTCTGGCAGCATGGATGCAGCCTTGCGCAGCGGCCAGTTCGTCGAGGTGGAAGGTGGTGCCCAGGCCCTGCGGGTGTTTGGGCTGCTCAACTTCGATGCCATTGGTCGCAGGCTGCGCCTGGATTTTTCGGACCTGTTCGAAAAGGGCTTGGCCTACGACCGGGTCAAAGGTCTGCTGGCGGCCAGCAATGGCGTCTACGTCACCCGCGAGCCCATCTCGGTGACCGGCCCGTCGAGCAACTTCGAGCTTGAAGGTACCCTGGACCTGGTCCGCGATCGGGTCGCTGCCAACGTGCAGGTGTCGCTGCCGGTTACCAACAACCTGCCCTTGGCCGCGCTGATCGTTGGCGCCCCCGCCGTCGGTGGTGCGCTGTTCCTGGTCGACCGCTTGATCGGCGACCGGGTATCGCGTTTCGCAAGCGTGCACTATCGCGTCGAGGGGCCGGTAAAAGAGCCTAAAATCACCTTTGTGAAACCTTTCAACAAATAA
- a CDS encoding carbon-nitrogen hydrolase family protein — protein MKAAVIQMVSQDDVLANLQRAGALLEQAALGGAKLAVLPENFAAMGRKDAAAIGRAEALGDGPILPWLKRTARDLRLWIVAGTLPLPPQGQPQAKAHACSLLVDEHGQVVARYDKLHLFDVDVADNRGRYRESDDYAHGASVVVADTPVGRLGLSVCYDLRFPELYSALRSAGAELITAPAAFTAVTGAAHWDVLIRARAIETQCYVLAAAQGGTHPGPRETHGHAAVIDPWGRIVAQQAQGEAVLLAERDTDEQASIRARMPVTTHRRFFSQDALRPAHTAE, from the coding sequence ATGAAGGCAGCGGTCATCCAGATGGTCAGCCAGGACGATGTGCTGGCCAATTTGCAGCGTGCCGGGGCTCTGCTCGAGCAGGCGGCGCTGGGTGGTGCGAAGCTTGCGGTACTGCCGGAGAACTTCGCGGCGATGGGGCGCAAAGATGCCGCCGCCATCGGCCGCGCCGAGGCGTTGGGCGATGGGCCGATTCTGCCATGGTTGAAACGCACTGCTCGCGACCTCAGATTATGGATTGTTGCAGGTACTTTGCCGCTGCCGCCACAAGGGCAACCACAAGCCAAGGCCCATGCCTGCTCGCTGCTTGTCGACGAACACGGCCAAGTAGTTGCGCGTTATGACAAGCTGCACCTGTTCGATGTGGACGTTGCCGACAACCGTGGTCGTTACCGCGAGTCCGATGACTATGCCCATGGAGCCAGTGTGGTAGTGGCGGATACGCCAGTGGGCCGATTGGGCTTGAGCGTTTGCTACGATCTGCGCTTTCCCGAGCTTTACAGCGCTTTGCGCAGTGCGGGCGCGGAGCTGATCACGGCGCCGGCAGCCTTCACTGCGGTCACGGGCGCTGCACATTGGGACGTGCTGATTCGTGCCCGAGCCATCGAAACCCAGTGCTATGTGCTGGCGGCGGCTCAGGGCGGTACCCATCCAGGCCCGCGGGAAACCCACGGGCATGCGGCGGTCATCGACCCTTGGGGGCGGATCGTTGCCCAACAGGCGCAAGGCGAAGCCGTATTGCTTGCCGAGCGCGACACTGATGAACAGGCGTCCATCCGGGCGCGCATGCCGGTCACCACGCACCGGCGCTTTTTCTCGCAGGACGCCTTGCGGCCTGCGCACACCGCGGAGTGA
- a CDS encoding Maf family protein yields MKPLYLASGSPRRRELLAQIGVPFAVVSAPIDETPLPGEGADAYVERLAVAKAQAGLAALQGPGVVLGADTAVVLDGRIMGKPENREHALAMLRELGGKAHQVLTAVAVCDGQRCESVRVSSTVHFRAIDAAQAERYWATGEPADKAGGYAIQGLGAVFVTGLQGSYSAVVGLPLCETAEILAEFGIACWQEAALLPEVTNQR; encoded by the coding sequence ATGAAACCACTCTACCTCGCCTCTGGCTCGCCACGCAGACGTGAATTGCTCGCGCAGATCGGCGTGCCGTTCGCCGTCGTCAGCGCTCCGATCGATGAAACCCCACTGCCCGGTGAAGGCGCCGACGCTTACGTCGAGCGCCTGGCCGTGGCCAAGGCTCAGGCCGGCCTGGCGGCCCTGCAAGGCCCTGGCGTGGTGCTTGGTGCCGATACGGCGGTGGTGCTCGACGGCCGCATCATGGGCAAGCCCGAGAACCGCGAACACGCGTTGGCCATGCTGCGCGAGCTGGGCGGCAAAGCCCATCAGGTACTTACGGCAGTGGCAGTGTGCGATGGGCAGCGCTGCGAAAGTGTGCGCGTCAGCAGCACCGTACATTTTCGCGCCATCGATGCTGCGCAGGCCGAGCGTTACTGGGCCACGGGCGAGCCGGCGGACAAGGCCGGCGGCTATGCCATCCAAGGCCTGGGTGCGGTATTCGTAACCGGCCTCCAAGGCAGTTATTCGGCAGTGGTTGGCCTGCCGTTGTGCGAAACGGCCGAGATCCTCGCCGAGTTCGGCATCGCCTGCTGGCAGGAAGCGGCGCTTTTGCCTGAGGTAACAAACCAACGGTAG
- the gatC gene encoding Asp-tRNA(Asn)/Glu-tRNA(Gln) amidotransferase subunit GatC — protein sequence MALERSDVEKIAHLARLGLNDGELPRITDALNSILGLVDQMQAVDTDGIEPLAHPLEASQRLRPDQVTESNQRDAYQAIAPSTESGLYLVPKVIE from the coding sequence ATGGCGCTTGAACGCAGCGACGTGGAGAAGATCGCCCATCTGGCCCGCCTGGGCCTGAATGACGGCGAACTGCCACGCATTACTGACGCCCTGAACAGCATTCTCGGCCTGGTCGACCAGATGCAAGCGGTCGACACCGACGGTATCGAACCTCTGGCCCATCCCCTGGAGGCCAGCCAGCGTCTGCGTCCCGACCAGGTCACCGAAAGCAATCAGCGCGATGCCTATCAGGCCATTGCACCCTCGACCGAAAGCGGTCTGTACCTGGTTCCCAAAGTCATCGAGTAA
- the mreB gene encoding rod shape-determining protein MreB: MFKKLRGMFSSDLSIDLGTANTLIYVRERGIVLNEPSVVAIRTHGNQKSVVAVGTEAKRMLGRTPGNIAAIRPMKDGVIADFSVCEKMLQYFINKVHENSFLQPSPRVLICVPCKSTQVERRAIRESALGAGAREVFLIEEPMAAAIGAGLPVEEARGSMVVDIGGGTTEIALISLNGVVYAESVRVGGDRFDEAIVTYVRRNYGSLIGESTAERIKQEIGTAYPGGEVREVDVRGRNLAEGVPRAFTLNSNEVLEALQESLATIVQAVKSALEQSPPELASDIAERGLVLTGGGALLRDLDKLLAQETGLPVIVAEDPLTCVARGGGRALEMMDKHAMDLLSSE, encoded by the coding sequence ATGTTCAAGAAACTGCGTGGCATGTTTTCCAGCGATCTTTCCATCGACCTGGGGACTGCCAACACCCTAATTTACGTGCGTGAGCGCGGTATCGTCCTGAATGAGCCCTCGGTTGTTGCCATCCGTACCCACGGCAACCAGAAAAGCGTCGTCGCCGTCGGTACCGAGGCCAAGCGCATGCTCGGTCGTACCCCAGGTAACATTGCTGCCATTCGTCCGATGAAAGACGGCGTCATTGCCGACTTCAGCGTCTGTGAAAAAATGCTGCAGTACTTCATCAACAAAGTGCACGAAAACAGCTTCCTGCAGCCCAGCCCTCGCGTGCTGATCTGCGTACCGTGCAAGTCGACCCAGGTAGAGCGCCGCGCCATTCGCGAGTCGGCCCTGGGTGCCGGTGCCCGTGAAGTGTTCCTGATCGAAGAACCCATGGCCGCTGCCATCGGCGCCGGCCTGCCAGTCGAAGAAGCTCGCGGCTCGATGGTTGTCGACATCGGTGGCGGTACCACCGAAATCGCCCTCATCTCGCTCAACGGTGTGGTGTATGCCGAATCCGTACGCGTTGGCGGCGACCGCTTCGACGAAGCCATCGTTACCTACGTGCGCCGCAACTACGGCAGCCTGATCGGCGAGTCCACTGCCGAGCGCATCAAACAGGAAATCGGCACTGCCTACCCAGGCGGCGAAGTGCGCGAAGTCGACGTACGTGGCCGTAACCTGGCCGAGGGCGTACCGCGTGCCTTCACCCTGAATTCCAACGAAGTCCTCGAAGCGCTGCAGGAATCCCTGGCGACCATCGTCCAGGCGGTCAAGAGCGCTCTGGAGCAATCGCCGCCGGAGCTGGCCTCCGACATCGCCGAGCGCGGCCTGGTACTGACCGGTGGCGGTGCCCTGCTGCGTGACCTGGACAAGCTGCTGGCCCAGGAAACTGGCCTGCCGGTGATCGTTGCCGAAGACCCGCTGACCTGCGTGGCCCGTGGCGGTGGCCGCGCCCTGGAAATGATGGACAAGCACGCGATGGACTTGCTCTCCAGCGAGTGA